In a genomic window of Arthrobacter woluwensis:
- a CDS encoding alpha/beta hydrolase, translated as MRQSVKGTAASTGRDPRKGPARAGLFAAVVASVAVLALSLSGCVTIPAPGTTSKTPASSSQQEGLSDGAPAELKDFYGQKVSWTSCEHDASCASVKVPTDYDNPGKGSIEIALIKIAATGKSQGSLFINPGGPGGSGFDFVNESAQWILSDEIRSNFDLIGFDPRGVKRSAPVTCLTDQERDAQRAEYFDPSTTDGLALAVKEQRDTNEACQQKTGPVLAHVDTASAAKDLDVLRAALRNDKLNYLGYSYGTFLGSTYATLFPDRVGRMVLDGALDATLTQSQLTVGQAKAFERSLRVFVEWCQRNSGCPLSDGVDAGIARIQKLLTEYEKNPQPANDGRPVTVNSFVSGLIVPLYSSSSWPTLRQALAQALVGDPSPMMQLADFGADRDSQGKYTSNSSFAFNAINCLDYTPDSSESDMRKEAQELQKVSPTLGKYMAYGGISCEGLKTTGIRKVAPASYSGKAPIVVIGTTGDPATPYEWAGNLRKQLGNASLVTWEGEGHTAYGRAGDCITNAVDDYFVKGTTPDDGLRCT; from the coding sequence ATGAGGCAGAGCGTGAAGGGCACTGCGGCGAGCACGGGGAGGGACCCCCGGAAGGGGCCGGCGCGTGCCGGGCTGTTCGCCGCCGTCGTCGCCTCCGTGGCCGTGCTGGCACTGAGCCTGAGCGGCTGCGTGACCATCCCGGCGCCCGGGACGACGTCCAAGACCCCCGCGTCCAGCAGCCAGCAGGAAGGCCTGAGCGACGGCGCCCCGGCCGAACTGAAGGACTTCTACGGCCAGAAGGTCAGCTGGACGTCGTGCGAGCACGATGCGAGCTGCGCTTCGGTCAAGGTCCCCACCGACTACGACAACCCCGGCAAGGGGAGCATCGAGATCGCCCTGATCAAGATCGCCGCCACGGGCAAGTCCCAGGGTTCGCTTTTCATCAACCCCGGCGGTCCGGGCGGGTCCGGCTTCGACTTCGTCAACGAGTCCGCCCAGTGGATCCTGAGCGATGAGATCCGGTCCAACTTCGATCTGATCGGTTTCGATCCGCGCGGCGTGAAGCGTTCCGCGCCTGTCACCTGCCTCACCGATCAGGAGCGGGACGCTCAGCGCGCCGAGTACTTCGACCCGAGCACCACGGACGGCCTCGCCCTGGCCGTCAAGGAGCAGCGCGACACGAACGAGGCCTGCCAGCAGAAGACCGGACCGGTCCTGGCGCACGTGGACACCGCGAGCGCCGCCAAGGATCTCGACGTCCTGCGGGCCGCGCTCCGCAATGACAAGCTCAACTACCTCGGGTACTCCTACGGGACGTTCCTCGGATCGACCTACGCCACGCTGTTCCCGGACCGGGTGGGCCGGATGGTCCTGGACGGCGCCCTGGACGCGACCCTGACGCAGTCGCAGCTGACCGTGGGCCAGGCGAAGGCGTTCGAACGGAGCCTCCGGGTGTTCGTCGAATGGTGCCAGCGCAACTCCGGCTGCCCGCTCAGTGACGGGGTCGACGCCGGGATCGCCCGTATCCAGAAGCTCCTGACCGAATACGAGAAGAACCCGCAGCCCGCCAACGACGGTCGCCCCGTGACGGTGAACAGCTTCGTCTCGGGCCTGATCGTCCCGCTCTACAGCAGCTCGAGCTGGCCCACCCTGCGTCAGGCCCTCGCCCAGGCGCTCGTGGGGGACCCATCCCCCATGATGCAGCTGGCGGACTTCGGCGCCGACCGGGATTCCCAGGGCAAGTACACGTCCAACAGTTCCTTCGCCTTCAATGCGATCAACTGCCTGGACTACACGCCGGACTCCTCGGAGAGCGACATGCGCAAAGAGGCCCAGGAACTCCAGAAGGTCTCCCCCACCCTCGGCAAGTACATGGCTTACGGCGGCATCTCCTGTGAAGGCCTGAAGACCACCGGCATCCGCAAGGTGGCCCCGGCCTCCTACAGCGGCAAGGCGCCGATCGTGGTCATCGGCACCACCGGCGACCCGGCCACCCCCTACGAATGGGCCGGCAATCTGCGCAAGCAGCTGGGCAACGCCTCCCTCGTCACCTGGGAGGGTGAGGGCCACACCGCCTACGGCCGCGCGGGAGACTGCATCACCAATGCGGTGGACGACTACTTCGTGAAGGGCACGACGCCGGACGACGGCCTGCGCTGCACCTGA
- a CDS encoding HAD-IA family hydrolase yields the protein MTVNPVAGRTTAQDITGRASCLRLAVVDMSGTTVTDGGLIDEALRDAFLDAGEDPEGQRFGSMMDYAHSAMGLSKLGVFRQLYEGEPERALLANAVFEKSYDRLVARGGVQAIPGARETMEWLREAGMQLCLVTGFGRHTQNTILESLGWMGLADLSLCPEDAGRGRPHPDMILTAVLALDLDDVREVLVVGDTTADIQSGLRAGAGLVTGVLSGAHSEFALRAAGADAVVPSIRDIPGLLREGSRPLLGGRQL from the coding sequence ATGACCGTGAACCCGGTTGCGGGACGGACCACCGCCCAGGACATCACCGGCAGGGCGAGCTGCCTGCGGCTCGCCGTCGTCGACATGTCCGGCACCACGGTCACGGACGGAGGCCTCATCGACGAGGCTCTCCGTGACGCCTTCCTTGATGCCGGGGAGGACCCGGAGGGCCAGCGTTTCGGGTCCATGATGGACTACGCGCACAGCGCCATGGGCTTGTCCAAACTCGGAGTCTTCCGGCAGCTGTACGAGGGAGAGCCGGAGCGCGCCCTCCTGGCCAATGCCGTGTTCGAGAAGTCCTATGACCGGCTCGTGGCCCGGGGCGGCGTCCAGGCGATCCCCGGCGCACGGGAGACCATGGAGTGGCTCCGCGAGGCGGGGATGCAATTGTGCCTGGTGACCGGCTTCGGACGGCACACGCAGAACACCATCCTGGAATCCCTCGGGTGGATGGGTCTGGCCGATCTGAGCCTGTGCCCGGAGGACGCCGGACGAGGCCGCCCTCATCCGGACATGATCCTCACCGCGGTCCTCGCCCTCGACCTGGACGACGTCCGCGAGGTCCTCGTCGTGGGGGACACGACGGCGGACATCCAGTCGGGACTGCGGGCCGGCGCCGGGCTCGTCACCGGAGTGCTGAGCGGCGCGCACTCCGAGTTCGCCCTGAGGGCCGCAGGCGCCGACGCCGTGGTCCCGTCGATCCGGGACATCCCCGGTCTCCTGCGGGAGGGGAGCCGGCCACTGCTCGGTGGCCGCCAGCTCTGA
- a CDS encoding trans-sulfuration enzyme family protein: MHESLDLSPDSLVVAAGRPDRERDAPVNPSVVLSSTFIGTGPLGAGDRGYGRYANPTWEAFEEVLGRLEGSAEPALLFSSGLAAVSAALSLVPLGGAVVMPGHSYAGTVQMASELAEKGLFTLRLVDIADTDAVLTALGADGRAADLLWLESPTNPMLGVADLPVLIAAGRDQGALVVVDNTFCTPLVQQPLLLGADLVLHSVTKYLAGHSDVVLGALVARESDLRDTLLHHRALHGSIAGPWEAWLALRGLRTLALRVERSQASAQVLAERLAAHDAVDRVRFPGLPGDPGHERAAAQLKGFGSILAIEIAAAGGRSGAENADALVRALRLWVPATSLGGVESLIERRRRHVAEPASVPDNLVRLSVGIESAEDLWADLSQALDALPGHGG; encoded by the coding sequence ATGCACGAATCCCTGGACCTCAGCCCCGACTCCCTCGTGGTCGCCGCCGGCCGCCCGGACCGGGAACGGGACGCACCCGTTAACCCCTCCGTGGTGCTCTCTTCCACGTTCATCGGCACGGGACCGCTCGGCGCCGGGGACCGCGGCTACGGCCGCTATGCCAATCCCACGTGGGAGGCGTTCGAGGAGGTCCTGGGGCGGCTGGAGGGTTCCGCCGAGCCGGCGCTGCTCTTCTCCTCGGGGCTCGCCGCCGTGAGTGCGGCACTGTCCCTCGTGCCGCTCGGCGGGGCCGTGGTGATGCCGGGGCATTCCTACGCCGGCACCGTGCAGATGGCCTCCGAACTCGCGGAGAAGGGGCTCTTCACCCTGCGGCTCGTGGACATCGCTGACACGGACGCCGTCCTGACGGCACTGGGCGCCGACGGCCGTGCAGCGGACCTGCTCTGGCTCGAAAGTCCCACGAATCCGATGCTCGGAGTCGCCGATCTCCCCGTGCTCATCGCCGCGGGCCGGGACCAGGGGGCGCTCGTGGTCGTGGACAACACCTTCTGCACGCCGCTGGTCCAGCAGCCCTTGCTCCTGGGGGCGGATCTGGTGCTGCACTCGGTCACCAAGTATCTTGCGGGCCATTCAGATGTGGTGCTCGGGGCGCTGGTCGCCCGGGAGTCCGACCTGCGTGACACGCTCCTTCATCACCGCGCGCTCCACGGATCCATCGCAGGGCCCTGGGAGGCCTGGCTCGCGCTGCGGGGCCTGCGGACTCTCGCTCTCCGGGTCGAGCGCTCGCAGGCGAGCGCTCAGGTCCTGGCGGAGCGGCTGGCCGCCCACGACGCGGTGGACCGGGTCCGGTTCCCGGGCCTCCCGGGCGACCCCGGTCATGAACGCGCCGCGGCTCAGCTGAAGGGTTTCGGCTCCATCCTGGCGATCGAGATCGCCGCAGCCGGCGGCCGCAGCGGTGCGGAGAACGCGGACGCCCTCGTGCGGGCCCTGCGCCTCTGGGTGCCGGCCACGTCCCTGGGCGGTGTGGAGTCCCTCATTGAACGACGACGGCGCCACGTCGCCGAGCCTGCCAGCGTCCCGGACAACCTCGTGCGGCTGAGCGTCGGCATCGAAAGCGCGGAGGATCTCTGGGCGGATCTGTCTCAGGCGCTCGACGCGTTGCCGGGCCACGGAGGATAG
- a CDS encoding DNA polymerase III subunit delta' — MTVFDELRGQDAVVTQLRRAAAGDGMTHAWLFTGPPGSGRSNAATAFAAALNCEQPDPAQRGCGQCHACRTILGETHPDVQHVRTEKVTITIDEARELVSTAGNHPASGRWRIIIVEDADRMAERTTNVLLKAIEEPTARTVWMLCAPSPADVLVTIRSRCRSVGLRLPAVDDVAALLVTRDGVEPALAASAARMAQSHVGIARRLARDADARQRRLDTVRFPLALKGITSAVLMAERLMSIATAEADSSNAERDATERAALLGSLGLEEGATVPPALRSQLKRLEEDQKRRGKRSVTDSLDRTLTDLLSFYRDVLILQVGATGSLVNEEIRADIEAFAADGTPEQTLARIDAINLTRRRLVTSNVAPLLALEGMAAGLV, encoded by the coding sequence GTGACGGTCTTCGACGAACTCCGCGGGCAGGACGCCGTGGTCACCCAGCTCCGCCGGGCGGCCGCGGGTGACGGGATGACCCACGCCTGGCTGTTCACGGGCCCTCCCGGCTCGGGCCGGTCCAACGCGGCCACGGCCTTCGCCGCCGCGCTGAACTGCGAGCAGCCCGACCCCGCCCAGCGCGGCTGCGGCCAGTGCCACGCCTGCCGGACGATCCTCGGGGAAACCCACCCGGATGTGCAGCACGTCCGCACCGAGAAGGTCACCATCACCATCGACGAGGCCCGGGAACTGGTCTCGACGGCCGGCAACCACCCGGCCTCCGGACGCTGGCGCATCATCATCGTCGAGGACGCGGACCGCATGGCCGAGCGGACCACGAACGTCCTGCTCAAAGCCATCGAGGAACCCACCGCTCGCACCGTCTGGATGCTCTGCGCGCCCTCCCCCGCTGATGTGCTGGTCACGATCCGGTCCCGCTGCCGCAGCGTCGGGCTGCGCCTGCCCGCGGTGGACGATGTCGCCGCCCTGCTCGTGACACGCGACGGCGTGGAGCCGGCTCTCGCGGCGAGCGCGGCGCGCATGGCGCAGAGTCACGTCGGGATCGCCCGCCGTCTGGCCCGCGACGCCGACGCCCGGCAGCGGCGCCTGGACACCGTCCGGTTCCCCCTTGCCCTGAAGGGCATCACCTCCGCGGTGCTCATGGCCGAGCGGCTCATGTCGATCGCGACCGCCGAGGCGGACAGTTCGAACGCCGAGCGGGACGCCACCGAGCGCGCGGCTCTTCTGGGGTCGCTGGGCCTCGAGGAGGGCGCCACCGTGCCTCCCGCCCTGCGCAGCCAGCTCAAGCGCCTCGAAGAGGACCAGAAGCGCCGCGGGAAGCGGTCCGTGACAGATTCGCTGGACCGGACCCTGACCGATCTCCTCTCCTTCTACCGGGACGTGCTGATCCTGCAGGTGGGTGCCACCGGATCACTCGTGAATGAGGAGATCCGCGCGGACATCGAGGCCTTCGCGGCCGACGGGACGCCGGAGCAGACCCTGGCGAGGATCGATGCCATCAACCTCACCCGGCGGCGGCTGGTCACGAGCAATGTGGCCCCTCTGCTGGCGCTGGAAGGCATGGCGGCGGGGCTGGTCTAG
- the tmk gene encoding dTMP kinase, protein MTTSANGTGLFIAFEGGDGAGKSTQSRLLAEALRGRGMVVVQTREPGGTEIGEKLRSLVLDHGHGEIDPRTEALMYAAARAAHVEQLIRPALARGEAVITDRYIDSSVAYQGIGRGLGTQEVRDLNAWATGSLWPDFTVVLDVDPVEGRARRSPGGEDRLESEPDAFHAQVRDAYLAAAAAAPERYLVIDARQDVQEIAGQILDRVEQVLSAHGATAATAGSVPGSPGGRA, encoded by the coding sequence GTGACTACCAGCGCAAACGGAACCGGCCTGTTCATCGCCTTTGAAGGCGGCGACGGCGCCGGAAAGTCCACCCAGAGCCGGCTGCTGGCCGAGGCACTGCGGGGACGCGGCATGGTGGTCGTCCAGACGCGGGAACCAGGTGGCACCGAGATCGGCGAGAAACTCCGCTCCCTGGTCCTGGATCACGGGCACGGCGAGATCGATCCCCGCACCGAAGCCCTCATGTACGCCGCGGCGCGCGCGGCCCATGTGGAACAGCTCATCCGCCCCGCCCTGGCACGCGGCGAGGCCGTCATCACGGACCGGTACATCGACTCCTCGGTCGCCTATCAGGGCATCGGGCGCGGGCTCGGGACGCAGGAGGTCCGCGACCTCAACGCCTGGGCCACCGGTTCCCTGTGGCCGGACTTCACCGTGGTCCTGGACGTGGACCCGGTCGAAGGACGTGCCCGTCGGTCCCCCGGTGGCGAGGACCGCCTCGAATCCGAGCCCGACGCCTTCCACGCCCAGGTCCGCGATGCCTATCTGGCAGCAGCAGCCGCCGCGCCCGAGCGTTACCTGGTGATCGACGCCCGTCAGGACGTGCAGGAGATCGCCGGTCAGATCCTGGACCGCGTCGAGCAGGTCCTCTCGGCCCATGGGGCCACGGCAGCCACGGCAGGTTCCGTCCCGGGATCCCCGGGGGGACGCGCGTGA